From Coturnix japonica isolate 7356 chromosome 16, Coturnix japonica 2.1, whole genome shotgun sequence, a single genomic window includes:
- the LOC107321534 gene encoding protein CIP2A-like isoform X1 encodes MERTDELLVKLPSILKRSDAKLDTLAGKLVEITEKFDIWNSQLKIHYRIMQLRAFQLKNLVAELEKTDTVLAEIRAVKIVERTEALEIQRSKLENHCEEMDSIVAVLKKHTAELEVHSSEMERRDEMLEEQVAKLVEQTEAFQKPSRRGLEDEPCHTVTIGDELHGPQIAQDTKPTISPSQQGNPQQDQEEPVSVLSENPAVL; translated from the exons ATGG AAAGAACAGATGAACTGCTGG tgaaaCTACCTTCGATTTTGA aGAGAAGTGATGCAAAGTTGG atACACTGGCCGGAAAACTGG tggaaataactgaaaaattcG aCATTTGGAATTCTCAGCTGA aGATCCACTATAGAATTATGC aattACGTGCTTTTCAGCTGA AGAACCTAGTTGCAGAACTCG agaaaacGGACACAGTGTTGG CAGAGATACGAGCCGTTAAAATTG TGGAACGAACTGAAGCACTGG agatacAGAGATCAAAGCTGG AGAACCACTGTGAAGAGATGG ATTCAATTGTTGCAGTTCTGA agaAACACACTGCAGAACTGG AGGTCCACAGTTCTGAAATGG agagaaGGGATGAAATGTTGG AGGAACAAGTTGCAAAACTGG tggAACAAACTGAAGCATTTC AAAAACCATCCAGAAGAGGACTGGAAGATGAGCCGTGCCACACAGTAACCATAGGAGATGAGCTTCATGGACCACAGATTGCACAGGATACCAAACCCACGATAAGTCCAAGCCAGCAAGGAAACCCACAGCAGGACCAAGAGGAGCCAGTGTCTGTATTGAGTGAGaaccctgcagttctgtga
- the LOC107321534 gene encoding uncharacterized protein LOC107321534 isoform X3: protein MERTDELLVKLPSILKRSDAKLDTLAGKLVEITEKFDIWNSQLKLRAFQLKNLVAELEKTDTVLAEIRAVKIVERTEALEIQRSKLENHCEEMDSIVAVLKKHTAELEVHSSEMERRDEMLEEQVAKLVEQTEAFQKPSRRGLEDEPCHTVTIGDELHGPQIAQDTKPTISPSQQGNPQQDQEEPVSVLSENPAVL, encoded by the exons ATGG AAAGAACAGATGAACTGCTGG tgaaaCTACCTTCGATTTTGA aGAGAAGTGATGCAAAGTTGG atACACTGGCCGGAAAACTGG tggaaataactgaaaaattcG aCATTTGGAATTCTCAGCTGA aattACGTGCTTTTCAGCTGA AGAACCTAGTTGCAGAACTCG agaaaacGGACACAGTGTTGG CAGAGATACGAGCCGTTAAAATTG TGGAACGAACTGAAGCACTGG agatacAGAGATCAAAGCTGG AGAACCACTGTGAAGAGATGG ATTCAATTGTTGCAGTTCTGA agaAACACACTGCAGAACTGG AGGTCCACAGTTCTGAAATGG agagaaGGGATGAAATGTTGG AGGAACAAGTTGCAAAACTGG tggAACAAACTGAAGCATTTC AAAAACCATCCAGAAGAGGACTGGAAGATGAGCCGTGCCACACAGTAACCATAGGAGATGAGCTTCATGGACCACAGATTGCACAGGATACCAAACCCACGATAAGTCCAAGCCAGCAAGGAAACCCACAGCAGGACCAAGAGGAGCCAGTGTCTGTATTGAGTGAGaaccctgcagttctgtga
- the LOC107321534 gene encoding protein CIP2A-like isoform X2 — protein sequence MERTDELLVKLPSILKRSDAKLDTLAGKLVEITEKFDIWNSQLKIHYRIMQLRAFQLKNLVAELEKTDTVLEIRAVKIVERTEALEIQRSKLENHCEEMDSIVAVLKKHTAELEVHSSEMERRDEMLEEQVAKLVEQTEAFQKPSRRGLEDEPCHTVTIGDELHGPQIAQDTKPTISPSQQGNPQQDQEEPVSVLSENPAVL from the exons ATGG AAAGAACAGATGAACTGCTGG tgaaaCTACCTTCGATTTTGA aGAGAAGTGATGCAAAGTTGG atACACTGGCCGGAAAACTGG tggaaataactgaaaaattcG aCATTTGGAATTCTCAGCTGA aGATCCACTATAGAATTATGC aattACGTGCTTTTCAGCTGA AGAACCTAGTTGCAGAACTCG agaaaacGGACACAGTGTTGG AGATACGAGCCGTTAAAATTG TGGAACGAACTGAAGCACTGG agatacAGAGATCAAAGCTGG AGAACCACTGTGAAGAGATGG ATTCAATTGTTGCAGTTCTGA agaAACACACTGCAGAACTGG AGGTCCACAGTTCTGAAATGG agagaaGGGATGAAATGTTGG AGGAACAAGTTGCAAAACTGG tggAACAAACTGAAGCATTTC AAAAACCATCCAGAAGAGGACTGGAAGATGAGCCGTGCCACACAGTAACCATAGGAGATGAGCTTCATGGACCACAGATTGCACAGGATACCAAACCCACGATAAGTCCAAGCCAGCAAGGAAACCCACAGCAGGACCAAGAGGAGCCAGTGTCTGTATTGAGTGAGaaccctgcagttctgtga
- the LOC107321540 gene encoding E3 ubiquitin-protein ligase TRIM7, which produces MASAVPGAKEKGDEGSHHPIPEHQMGNGCSSSVGHGGGISHRNHLRKGNFHTKLHLEHLAEKLKLLGLDGDKGEKEKICSWRKRTFLSNGPRDDGDPNGAPIKESVQEDGEQICSYLENLKKHKEELLELKMNGERRCQDFMTRTEAERQKIVSGFRQIRCFLKEKEVMLLAQLGELDRAVLRRQEEEEAKVEGDISLLSILICEMEEKLKRPTHGFLQDARRTLDRWEMGRTQRMMENFIDVERRLHIISQQHQILCEALGRFQDLLSSELEREEGTSEEEGKAFVTLDPTTATAGLVLSRDRRGVRWMDIGHNVSPCPQRFDVSCCVLGCQGFTSGQHFWDVEVISGGTWALGVARSSVPRKGWLTFHPDYGIWAMGCCRNGYRAFTSPPSTLPVSGNPNRIRVVLDYGGGRVIFYLAAQKDPIYAFQNASFYGESIFPFFWVGRGSHLRLCP; this is translated from the exons ATGGCCTCTGCTGTTCctggagcaaaggaaaagggagatgaGGGCTCTCACCACCCCATCCCAGAGCATCAGATGGGCAATggatgcagcagctctgtgggtcATGGAGGTGGCATCAGCCACCGAAACCATCTCAGGAAAGGGAATTTCCATACAAAACTCCATTTGGAGCACCtggcagagaagctgaagcttttggggctggatggagacaaaggggagaaggagaaaatctGCTCGTGGCGCAAGCGGACATTCCTCTCCAATGGACCACGGGATGATGGAGATCCCAATGGAGCCCCCATAAAGGAGTCGGTGCAGGAGGATGGG gaGCAGATTTGCAGTTATTTGGAGAACCTCAAGAAACACAAGGAGGAGCTCTTAGAACTCAAAATGAATGGGGAGAGGCGATGCCAAGACTTTATG ACACGGACGGAGGCTGAGAGGCAGAAAATCGTGTCAGGATTCCGTCAGATCCGctgttttctgaaggagaaggaggtgatgctcctggcacagctgggagagctggacagggctgtgctgaggaggcaagaggaggaggaagccaAGGTGGAGGGGGACATTTCTCTCCTCAGCATCCTCATCTGCGAGATGGAGGAGAAACTCAAGCGACCCACACATGGATTCCTACAG GATGCCAGAAGGACACTGGACAG GTGGGAGATGGGCAGAACCCAAAGGATGATGGAGAACTTCATAGACGTGGAACGGAGGCTCCATATCATCTCCCAGCAACATCAAATCCTCTGTGAGGCATTGGGGAGATTTCAAG ATCTTTTATCATCTGAGctggagagggaggagggaacatctgaggaagagggaaaag CATTTGTCACCTTGGACCCCACCACTGCCACTGCAGGGCTCGTCCTGTCCCGGGACCGACGTGGGGTGAGATGGATGGATATAGGGCACAACGTGTCCCCTTGTCCCCAACGCTTCGATGTCTCCTGCTGTGTGTTGGGCTGTCAAGGCTTCACCTCAGGGCAGCACTTTTGGGATGTAGAAGTGATATCTGGTGGCACTTGGGCACTTGGGGTGGCACGCAGCTCTGTGCCCAGAAAGGGTTGGCTCACTTTCCACCCCGATTATGGGATTTGGGCTATGGGATGCTGTAGGAACGGCTACCGAGCTTTCACATCTCCCCCATCCACCCTTCCAGTGAGTGGGAATCCTAATAGGATTCGAGTGGTGTTGGATTATGGAGGGGGACGGGTGATTTTCTACCTTGCTGCCCAAAAAGATCCCATATATGCCTTCCAAAATGCTTCTTTCTATGGGGAGAgcatcttccctttcttctgggTGGGGAGAGGATCACACCTCCGCCTCTGCCCCTGa